GGCACAGCTGTATCTTACAAACTCCAAGATATCCGGTAAAGCTGGTTTCACTGTACAGCAAGTTCAAACTGGGATGGACAATATGCGTTCGTTTATCAGCAGAGTATGGTTGGGTTTAAATTTTGCCATTGACGAAAACCTGAagtagggtaaaaccatcaattgttatcaatttctcaccattctgGCGAGCATTTTGGCGGCTATCTTGAATATctccaaactttcaatgatgcaAGGGTGGTTTCGTCCAGATTCGCATTCAGCACAGTGATCGAAATAGGGTAGAATCATCAATAAAATTGTTCTCAATTGCGaaacattaaaattgaaatacgcggaaatttccggttttggcggccattttgaaatcggAATAGGATAGAACCATCAagtattttcaatttcttaccattgagaatgaaatacgtgagaatttccggttttggcggccattttggcggccatcttgaatatctcaaaatcctcaaggatgaaGGAGTTGCActatccagattcggattcaggaCCCTCCAAacagggcaaaaccatcaattgttttcaatttctcaccatttataaggaaatacataggaatttctggttttaattggcggtTATTTCGGCGGCcactttggcggccatcttgaatatctcaaaatcctcaagaatgcaagagttgcatcatccagattcggattcagcaccattgaaatagggtaaaaccaagatttgttttcaatttctcaccatttagaaggaaatacatgggaatttccggtttgggcggccattttggcggccatcttgaatatctcaaaaccctcaatgatgcaagagttgcatcatccagattcggattcagcaccattgaaatagggtaaaaccaagaattgttttcaatttctcaccatttagaaggaaatacatgggaatttccggtttgggcggccattttggcggccatcttgaatatctcaaaaccctcaaggatgcaagagttgcatcatccagattcggattcagcaccctcgaaatagggtaaaaccatcaaaaaacattgggtggacctTAAAACAAGTTTAGGTCCAAAAAGTGGCTTAGGCACCCAGACTATTTAGGTGAGTGTACCTACCTCCTTGGATAGAACTTACCAAGCCTTTTACGTGTAATTGGTTACAGAGTGAAATGGATGACGTCAGAAGTTCACCTGGCTTATTCGCCACCGAAATGCAGACACATTTCATtgatgggtttgtttgtttgcttgtttgtttgttgtggaccctaagatggggggggggtgggcattGAGATGAAATGACATGAAGACTTAGATGGGAGGTTCTTCATCAAATAATGTTCATACAAAATGGTCTTATTAGGAAATAGATCATTTTTCAGTCATGCCAACAGTGAAAAACATAACTTATTTCTGAGCAATAATTAGACCAGACAGTGCTTGCATggaatcgaaaaaaaaaattatcaacatGAAGGTTCCTCACAGATATTGAAGCAACGTCGTTAAAATCCTTACCCTCTTTTACATGTTACATGTTTGATCGTAGAATTTATTACAGAAGAACCAATTTGTGCCTGTACATTTCTTCATAATACTTCATCACCCTGTCCGAACACCTCACGACGTCAGGGGTAAGTTGATCGCGGTCGGGAAATTTACTTGGTGAGGAAAATTCGCTGCTCCTCATCGCCCTCCCGAAGAAATTGACAGCATCAAGAACAAGGTTATCCCCAGCCGCTTTCCATGACTTGAGGGAATCTGTGGAAGCATCCCATTTGAGGAGGGACTCGCTATAAGGGAGCCCTACCTTGTCGCAATACGCTTTCAAGTATTCTGCCGGCTTGGTCAGGAGATCATCAGCATCGATCACGATTGGATCGCTATCGATATTTTCTCTGACATACTTCCAGAGGTCGTAAAGCTCCTTCATACAACAACCTGGTGGGAAGAACTTGTCGTCGCGTTCGAGATCGTATTTCTTTTCGTCTACGGCTTCACCAGTTAACTGTCCGAGTCCGGAGAAGTGTTTGTACACTGCCATCCTATAGGACCGAATATAGCGGAGTGGGTGGCGAATGAGGAATGTGTGTTTGAAGCCTTCCGGAATAAACTGGTAATAATTTTCAGTCAGTGCAGATCCCATATCCTTGGCAATCACATTCTTGCTCGCCGACATCTCTAGCCCTCTTTTCACCGAAGTGTACCTGCAATAGATATACAAGTTACATTTTTAATCTAAGAGTATCGATTATCATCTATATCATTCATATATCATTCATTGGCAAAACAGATAGATTCCGAATCAGAGATGGCGAGATGACGTTATTAATCTGAAtaaagtaaataataataatgtttggaATGTGAAGGTCTGTTTGTGGGAGCTTAATGTTACAGTTTGCAAACTCTGATAGCTCTAACACGAGATCTCGACCTTTTTTGGATTGCTTATTAAAGGCTCTGTTTACCATggggagcagtgattttgaaaatattcgagttatcacattggatggatatgtgtaggtcagttgtaaataaagcctaaaatataaggaaatatcactattttttctcgataaaccatagctgtagacggtttagtctagaaacaatcttATAAATTTATAACATTAACATTGATTGTTTCTCTCCCTTATTCACGTTTTTACAACTATCAGtaattttgaagcactaatcttgttttttttgttgcatcTGCAagatggtaaataatgccttgaaagGTGCAATGCATGTAATGATGAACGGATGCCAAACCCGTGCAATGACTACCCTTCTGTTATAGTGGTGATCCCGAATGGTGATCCCGCTATGCACAGACCAAAACAGAGGTCAGGTGAGACCAACTCACGGGAGGCGGTCCGGCTCAAACTTGGTGTGAGCCATGATTTCCAACAATGCTGCTGCCTTCTGGAACGCCTTCTCATTCCCGTCATACTCCGTTGGGATGTCTTCGTTTGTATGGTGTTTGTATTCAATCCTTCCCAAGTTGCTGAACGTGTACGGTTCAAACCATACTTCTGTATGGGAAATAGCACTCAAACATTTGACAAATGCGGATGATATCGACCTTGGTACACACCACATCATGACTCTATTGCCTTTCTCTGTCCCAAGAGTTGGTGGTTTGGCTGACATTATTGCTAAAATACTCCAAATTTTAAAACTGTGACAACAATAGGCCATTAAAGGCAAGAGAAAATAAAGGCACGCCTTCAGTTCTGGCTTTTATTGGAATTGCAGCATCCGAAACATTTTCCCTTCGAGGTCAAGCACATGCTTTTAAAAGCATTCACGAGTCATGTGCTGGTCACTTCAGTCCAAGGGCAATAATGTGCAGATTAGATACTGACCAGACCATCAGTCTGGTAAATAAAGAATGTAGATAACAAAGTTCGTGTTTGCCAATTTTAGTGACCAAAAATATGACGAGGACATCAACACCTTTTGTGCGAATGAGTCAAATATGCACGAATTTCACACACAAAGGCCTACCTACGGTTAGAAAATTAATGCGGCAAATTCGCTTAGTCGAAATTCGATTCGCAAAATATAAGGTTGTAAGGTGAGACATCATAATATTACCATGAAAATCAAGAAAGGTGTTCAGAATCTGTGTGTAATCAAGGCAgggtttgttttttacttgggcgggggggggggggatagacaAATGATGATTGTCGATGACTAAGCAAAAAAGACCATAATCTTCACATTTTACTGCCACATCTCTCCCAAAATCGGCTGACAtgcaaaaaggaagaaaaaaaggggggttaAACCCccgaagcccccccccccaaaaaaaaagaaagaaaaaagaaaacgaaaaaaaaaaaaaacaacccaaaacaaaaccaatTGGTTCCATCCCtaaacccccacccccacccctacccccccccccccccctccgccgCTGGTAGTCTGTTATATCATGTCTGTAGATACGTGTTGTGAAGGACATGTTTGAAACCCAATGTCGACTAATGAGCCAGTTTACAGTTCCACTTtacgcatgagcagaaaaaaaaggtcatttgtacaatCAGGTATATctgttttttaattcactgagataaacacccctgatgtaatgattattcatgtaacccTTGTAAAGTTGTTATTGGTGCTTACTAGCAcgtccacctgacagcaagctcTGTATTTAGCAATGTTGGTGGAAAGACTTTGTTTTATGCATTTAACACAAAACAATGGAATGATTGCCTGCTTCGAAGTGTCAATTGACAGACTATTCTTGTCCTGTTCACTCATTGTTTGAAAGTTAATTCCATAAATTGTGAGCATGATCTGTCATTCATCACgctgctttgaaaacgagtgaattGCCTAAacaagaaaggtcatttgtatctATGTGTCCATGAGCTAaatgtgaactggcttattaccaTACGATGCAGTGTGAAAATGATTCAACATCGAAGTTACTATAAAAAATTGTGGTAACGTATTTTAGGTAAAAGCTTTACTTATGCGCATATTTTGATATGATCCATTACTTCGTCCCCCTTTCCTTCCATGAtgttccttttcttttgtttccttgtctctttgcttatttttctcttatatCTCTCATCATTTCCCTTCTATTTGCATCTTTTCCTTCTATACaggaaatgataaaataaaaatcgGAAGCAGATTGATGCTAGAGTCACACACGACCGGATTTCGTATCGACCCGTAAAAGCGAATCGAGCCGGTTCGTAGAGACCCGTATCGTAAGCCGTATCAATTCCTGATGAATTCCGGGGGCTACGATACggcggtgaaaaaaaaaatggtcatgttcaaaattttctcacggatttcaattccgtattgATATCCGAAATGACCCGGTTCGAACTGCATTGACTCGCATCGACCCGCTGCAACCCGCA
The nucleotide sequence above comes from Diadema setosum chromosome 5, eeDiaSeto1, whole genome shotgun sequence. Encoded proteins:
- the LOC140228415 gene encoding uncharacterized protein — translated: MSAKPPTLGTEKGNRVMMWCVPRSISSAFVKCLSAISHTEVWFEPYTFSNLGRIEYKHHTNEDIPTEYDGNEKAFQKAAALLEIMAHTKFEPDRLPYTSVKRGLEMSASKNVIAKDMGSALTENYYQFIPEGFKHTFLIRHPLRYIRSYRMAVYKHFSGLGQLTGEAVDEKKYDLERDDKFFPPGCCMKELYDLWKYVRENIDSDPIVIDADDLLTKPAEYLKAYCDKVGLPYSESLLKWDASTDSLKSWKAAGDNLVLDAVNFFGRAMRSSEFSSPSKFPDRDQLTPDVVRCSDRVMKYYEEMYRHKLVLL